The Catenuloplanes niger genome includes a window with the following:
- a CDS encoding transglycosylase domain-containing protein, whose product MRKRDHTVFSGAASLGICGLLAGIVVSAAAFPAVAMSGLAAKAGAETFDRLPTELTVRRAPQNTYLYASDNRTLVAMIYDENRKDVEINDIPPVMRNAIIAAEDHNFYRHNGVDMKGVARAFVNNKSGATQQGASTLTMQYVRMAISYSATRPADVVRATEDTSARKLREMRYAMQVEKEMTKDQILERYLNIAPFGNGAYGVSAASQVYFSKQPKDLNTEEAAMLAGMVKAPSAFDPTTETGRPLALNRRNYVIDNMTEIGAVTTAEAARAKAAALTVNGTRTPNGCVNSSHNEWGYFCDYVYRWWMEQDEFGDTPYDRERRLKSGGYRIVTSMSVKTQDAARKHVHKRASDGNRNAIMVAAVEPGTGRVRALAVNRVYKNDDAHNEPNSDPVKRRNGLKGTYPNTTNPVITGSADVHGYQGGSVFKMFALVAALEKGYPLSYSIYAPETYHSRYVVAASSPAACPGRALYCPKNAVKSMAGVHNMWSAFGASVNTYFIPLQERAGAENAVDVAKRLGIKFRAANDARFADDEDAASQWGAFALGVSSTTPLDLANAYATLAADGRHCEPIPVIEIRQEGKPLPAAAPRCNQAVAKDVARAAIDAARCPVGDRSETSRCRGATAAYVRRAVGHPVAGKSGTTDGERTAAFVATTKQLTVAGIVADTDNANTTMRGGGDGWGNPHTEAVNPAVYLTLADAMEGLDVEDFTPPSQRMINGKQVNIPNVRCDSEPDARTRLVARGFEVQVAAGRWDSHCPAGTVASTEPGGSTIEGGVVVLRLSTGRSPRQAAPSPSASASARPG is encoded by the coding sequence ATCAGGAAACGTGACCACACCGTCTTTTCCGGCGCGGCGTCACTGGGCATCTGCGGCCTGCTCGCGGGCATCGTGGTGTCCGCGGCCGCGTTCCCGGCGGTGGCCATGTCCGGGCTGGCCGCGAAGGCCGGCGCCGAGACGTTCGACCGGCTGCCGACCGAACTGACCGTGCGGCGCGCGCCGCAGAACACCTATCTCTACGCGTCCGACAACCGCACGCTGGTCGCGATGATCTACGACGAGAACCGGAAAGACGTCGAGATCAACGACATTCCGCCCGTCATGCGGAACGCGATCATCGCGGCCGAGGACCACAACTTCTACCGGCACAACGGCGTCGACATGAAGGGCGTCGCCCGCGCGTTCGTGAACAACAAGTCCGGCGCGACGCAGCAGGGCGCCTCCACGCTCACCATGCAGTACGTCCGGATGGCGATCTCCTACTCCGCCACCCGCCCGGCCGACGTGGTCCGCGCCACCGAGGACACCAGTGCCCGGAAACTGCGCGAGATGCGGTACGCGATGCAGGTCGAGAAGGAGATGACCAAGGATCAGATCCTCGAGCGGTACCTGAACATCGCGCCGTTCGGCAACGGCGCCTACGGTGTCTCGGCCGCCAGCCAGGTCTACTTCAGCAAGCAGCCGAAGGACCTGAACACCGAGGAGGCCGCGATGCTGGCCGGCATGGTGAAGGCGCCCTCCGCGTTCGACCCGACCACGGAGACCGGCCGGCCGCTCGCGCTCAACCGGCGCAACTACGTGATCGACAACATGACCGAGATCGGCGCGGTCACCACGGCCGAGGCGGCCCGGGCCAAGGCCGCGGCGCTGACCGTCAACGGCACGCGCACGCCGAACGGCTGCGTCAACTCGTCCCACAACGAGTGGGGCTACTTCTGCGACTACGTCTACCGGTGGTGGATGGAGCAGGACGAGTTCGGCGACACCCCGTACGACCGGGAGCGGCGGCTGAAGAGCGGCGGCTACCGCATCGTCACCTCGATGAGCGTGAAGACGCAGGACGCGGCGCGCAAACACGTGCACAAGCGCGCGTCGGACGGCAACCGCAACGCCATCATGGTCGCGGCCGTGGAGCCCGGGACCGGACGGGTGCGGGCGCTGGCCGTGAACCGGGTCTACAAGAACGACGACGCGCACAACGAGCCGAACAGCGACCCGGTCAAGCGCCGGAACGGGCTGAAGGGCACGTACCCGAACACCACGAACCCGGTCATCACCGGCAGCGCGGACGTGCACGGATATCAGGGCGGCTCGGTCTTCAAAATGTTCGCGCTGGTCGCGGCGCTGGAGAAGGGCTACCCGCTCAGCTACTCGATCTACGCACCGGAGACCTACCACTCCCGGTACGTCGTCGCCGCGTCCAGCCCGGCCGCCTGCCCAGGCCGCGCGCTCTACTGCCCGAAGAACGCGGTCAAGAGCATGGCCGGCGTGCACAACATGTGGAGCGCGTTCGGTGCGTCGGTGAACACGTACTTCATCCCGCTCCAGGAACGCGCCGGTGCGGAGAACGCGGTGGACGTGGCGAAGCGGCTCGGCATCAAGTTCCGCGCGGCGAACGACGCCCGGTTCGCCGACGACGAGGACGCGGCCTCGCAGTGGGGCGCGTTCGCGCTCGGCGTCTCCTCCACCACGCCGCTGGACCTGGCCAACGCGTACGCCACGCTCGCCGCGGACGGCCGGCACTGCGAGCCGATCCCGGTCATCGAGATCCGCCAGGAGGGCAAGCCGCTGCCGGCCGCCGCGCCACGCTGCAACCAGGCCGTCGCCAAGGACGTCGCCCGCGCCGCGATCGACGCGGCGCGCTGCCCGGTCGGCGACCGCTCCGAGACGTCCCGATGCCGGGGCGCCACGGCCGCGTACGTGCGGCGCGCGGTCGGCCACCCGGTCGCCGGCAAGTCCGGCACCACCGACGGGGAACGCACCGCCGCGTTCGTCGCGACCACGAAGCAGCTCACGGTGGCCGGCATCGTCGCGGACACGGACAACGCCAACACCACCATGCGCGGCGGCGGCGACGGCTGGGGCAACCCGCACACCGAGGCGGTGAACCCGGCCGTCTACCTGACGCTCGCGGACGCGATGGAGGGCCTGGACGTCGAGGACTTCACGCCGCCCAGCCAGCGGATGATCAACGGCAAGCAGGTGAACATCCCGAACGTGCGCTGCGACTCCGAGCCGGACGCCCGCACCCGCCTGGTCGCGCGCGGCTTCGAGGTCCAGGTCGCGGCCGGGCGCTGGGACTCGCACTGCCCGGCCGGCACGGTCGCGAGCACGGAACCGGGCGGCAGCACCATCGAGGGCGGCGTGGTCGTCCTGCGGCTCAGCACCGGCCGGTCGCCCCGGCAGGCCGCACCGTCACCCTCGGCATCGGCTTCGGCCCGCCCCGGGTGA
- a CDS encoding Rv0361 family membrane protein, producing the protein MTTPPDGSYPQEGFGPAPAPPQEGFGPAPEKPAKKRRPVLIASIVLAVVVLLCGGGGLAAFLLLRSVESGTGAPEPAQAVDSFLTAVYADQDTREVAQYVCADSRDSEDIDAKIQEVKGYASAYQDPKFDWTVPQVSDSTEETATVTTTVTLVTADEKTADQALTFTVVENNGWWVCEVKG; encoded by the coding sequence ATGACGACCCCGCCAGACGGTTCGTACCCTCAGGAGGGTTTCGGTCCTGCTCCTGCCCCTCCGCAGGAGGGTTTCGGCCCGGCGCCGGAGAAGCCGGCGAAGAAGCGACGCCCGGTGCTGATCGCGTCGATCGTGCTGGCCGTCGTGGTGCTGCTCTGCGGCGGCGGTGGCCTGGCCGCGTTCCTGCTGCTGCGGTCCGTGGAGTCCGGGACCGGCGCGCCGGAGCCCGCGCAGGCGGTGGACAGCTTCCTCACCGCGGTCTACGCCGACCAGGACACCCGTGAGGTCGCGCAGTACGTCTGCGCGGACAGCCGGGACAGCGAGGACATCGACGCCAAGATCCAGGAGGTCAAGGGGTACGCGTCGGCGTACCAGGACCCCAAGTTCGACTGGACCGTGCCGCAGGTGTCCGACTCCACCGAGGAGACCGCCACCGTGACCACCACGGTGACCCTGGTCACCGCGGACGAGAAGACCGCTGACCAGGCGTTGACCTTCACGGTCGTGGAGAACAATGGGTGGTGGGTCTGCGAGGTCAAGGGGTGA
- a CDS encoding RidA family protein produces the protein MTEPILGPVDPYANLAQLGLVLPEVVPPVAAYVPAVQSGNHVYVSGQLPFVDGTLAATGKVGAEVTAEDAAPLARQCALNALGAIEALVGLGRVAKVVKLTGFVASAPGFTGQPGVINGASELFGAVFGESGRHARSAVGVAELPLGAPVEVEVIVELTD, from the coding sequence ATGACCGAGCCGATCCTGGGTCCGGTCGACCCGTACGCCAATCTCGCGCAGCTCGGTCTGGTGCTGCCCGAGGTCGTGCCGCCGGTCGCCGCATACGTGCCGGCCGTGCAGTCCGGCAACCACGTCTACGTCTCCGGCCAGCTGCCGTTCGTCGACGGCACGCTCGCCGCGACCGGCAAGGTCGGGGCGGAGGTCACCGCGGAGGACGCGGCGCCGCTGGCCCGGCAGTGCGCGCTGAACGCGCTCGGCGCGATCGAGGCGCTGGTCGGCCTCGGCCGGGTCGCCAAGGTCGTCAAGCTGACCGGGTTCGTCGCGTCCGCACCGGGCTTCACCGGCCAGCCCGGCGTGATCAACGGTGCGTCCGAGCTGTTCGGCGCCGTGTTCGGCGAGTCCGGCCGGCACGCCCGCAGCGCGGTCGGCGTCGCGGAGCTGCCGCTCGGCGCGCCGGTCGAGGTCGAGGTCATCGTCGAGCTGACGGACTGA
- a CDS encoding ArsA-related P-loop ATPase, giving the protein MGGGSARSRGEHVTGSWSARLHVVTGKGGTGKTSVAAALALALARDGNRTLLVEVEGRQGIAQLFGLDPLPYEERRIAVVPGGGEVRALAVDAEAALLEYLDMFYKLGAAGRALRKVGAIDFATTIAPGLRDVLLTGKAKEATTRSVNGRRAYHAVVLDAPPTGRIGRFLNVTAETARLAKMGPIKTQSDGVAALLRSPMTAVHVVTLLEEMPVQETLDAIVELDQLGIPVGKVIVNNARPPLLADGKPTQAELRRGLAAAGLPADRATVAGLHAEAKAYLARRELEDSLRAELVELDRPTIELPQLPGGVTREGLDVLADTLLR; this is encoded by the coding sequence ATGGGTGGTGGGTCTGCGAGGTCAAGGGGTGAGCATGTGACGGGGTCCTGGTCCGCACGCCTCCACGTGGTCACCGGCAAGGGCGGCACCGGCAAGACCAGCGTGGCCGCCGCGCTGGCGCTGGCGCTCGCCCGGGACGGCAACCGCACGCTGCTGGTCGAGGTGGAGGGCCGGCAGGGCATCGCGCAGCTGTTCGGCCTGGATCCGCTGCCGTACGAGGAACGGCGGATCGCCGTCGTGCCGGGCGGCGGCGAGGTCCGCGCGCTGGCCGTGGACGCGGAGGCCGCGCTGCTCGAATACCTCGACATGTTCTACAAGCTCGGTGCCGCGGGCCGGGCGCTGCGCAAGGTGGGCGCGATCGACTTCGCCACCACCATCGCACCCGGCCTGCGTGACGTGCTGCTCACCGGCAAGGCCAAGGAGGCCACCACCCGGTCGGTGAACGGGCGCCGGGCGTACCACGCGGTGGTTCTGGACGCGCCGCCCACCGGCCGGATCGGCCGCTTCCTGAACGTGACCGCGGAGACCGCGCGGCTGGCCAAGATGGGCCCGATCAAGACGCAGTCGGACGGCGTGGCCGCGCTGCTGCGCTCGCCGATGACCGCGGTGCACGTGGTGACGCTGCTGGAGGAGATGCCGGTCCAGGAGACGCTGGACGCGATCGTGGAGCTGGACCAGCTCGGCATCCCGGTCGGCAAGGTGATCGTCAACAACGCGCGCCCGCCGCTGCTGGCGGACGGGAAGCCCACCCAGGCCGAGTTGCGGCGCGGGCTGGCCGCGGCCGGGCTGCCGGCCGACCGGGCGACCGTGGCCGGGCTGCACGCGGAGGCGAAGGCCTACCTGGCGCGGCGCGAGCTGGAGGACTCGCTGCGCGCGGAGCTGGTCGAGCTGGACCGTCCGACGATCGAGCTGCCGCAGCTGCCGGGCGGGGTGACGCGCGAGGGACTCGACGTGCTCGCCGACACTCTGCTCCGCTGA
- a CDS encoding MBL fold metallo-hydrolase: MSGPGHVTASAGELAEALPRWVTLLRAPNPGPMTLDGTNTWLLRVPGAERGLVVDPGPEIAEHLAAIAERRPFTAILITHGHADHVEGAQALSTRLGGTPVLAADPRHGSPFDGLTPDGIAVEVLGTPGHTHDSVSFVVSHGDERVVLTGDTVLGRGTTVVAWPDGHLGDYLASLERLSAYRGVVALPGHGPALTDTGAAAAFYHAHRLARLDQVRDAVRAGATTAPEVVARVYADVDRSLWWAAEWSVRAQLDYLHGLDGEFPSGSAGLDPP; encoded by the coding sequence ATGAGTGGGCCGGGTCACGTGACCGCCTCCGCGGGGGAACTCGCGGAGGCGTTGCCTCGTTGGGTGACGCTGCTGCGCGCGCCCAACCCCGGCCCCATGACCCTCGACGGTACGAATACCTGGCTGCTGCGGGTGCCCGGCGCGGAGCGCGGTCTGGTCGTGGATCCCGGGCCGGAGATCGCCGAGCACCTGGCCGCGATCGCGGAGCGCCGGCCCTTCACCGCCATCCTGATCACGCATGGGCACGCGGACCACGTCGAGGGGGCGCAGGCGCTCTCGACCCGGCTGGGCGGGACACCCGTGCTGGCCGCCGACCCGCGGCACGGTTCGCCGTTCGACGGGCTCACGCCGGACGGCATCGCGGTCGAGGTGCTGGGCACGCCGGGCCACACGCACGACTCGGTCAGCTTCGTGGTGAGCCACGGCGACGAGCGCGTGGTACTGACCGGGGACACCGTCCTGGGCCGCGGCACGACCGTGGTCGCCTGGCCGGACGGGCACCTCGGCGACTATCTGGCCAGTCTCGAGCGGCTCTCCGCGTACCGTGGCGTCGTCGCTCTTCCGGGCCATGGCCCGGCGCTGACCGACACCGGCGCGGCGGCCGCGTTCTATCACGCGCACCGGCTCGCCCGCCTCGACCAGGTGCGGGACGCGGTGCGCGCCGGCGCGACCACGGCGCCGGAGGTGGTGGCGCGCGTCTATGCCGACGTCGACCGCTCGCTGTGGTGGGCGGCCGAGTGGTCGGTCCGCGCTCAGCTCGATTACCTGCACGGACTCGACGGGGAATTCCCCAGCGGATCCGCCGGGTTGGACCCACCGTGA
- a CDS encoding GatB/YqeY domain-containing protein — MGTLKDRLNEDLHTAMKARDELTTSTLRMALTAVGNAEVAGAAKRDLSDDEVLAVLTKEAKKRRESATAFADAGRAESAAKELAEHEILDRYLPKQLTDEELAEIVSGALAGLSGKSAMGPAMKAAQAAVAGRAEGGRVAAEVRRQLAA; from the coding sequence ATGGGTACGCTCAAGGACCGCCTCAACGAAGACCTGCACACCGCCATGAAGGCCCGCGACGAGCTGACCACGTCGACGCTGCGGATGGCGCTGACCGCCGTCGGCAACGCCGAGGTCGCCGGGGCGGCCAAGCGGGACCTGTCCGACGACGAGGTGCTCGCGGTGCTGACCAAGGAGGCCAAGAAGCGCCGGGAGTCGGCTACCGCGTTCGCGGACGCGGGCCGCGCCGAGTCCGCGGCGAAGGAGCTGGCCGAGCACGAGATCCTGGACCGCTACCTGCCGAAGCAGCTGACCGACGAGGAACTGGCTGAGATCGTCTCCGGCGCGCTGGCCGGGCTGAGTGGTAAGTCAGCCATGGGCCCGGCGATGAAGGCGGCCCAGGCGGCCGTCGCGGGGCGCGCGGAGGGTGGCCGGGTCGCGGCCGAGGTCCGCCGCCAGCTGGCCGCCTGA
- a CDS encoding WhiB family transcriptional regulator, producing MGMISDWPTMAACQNGDPDALFVQGAEQNVAKRICRGCPVRNECLADALDNRIEFGVWGGMTERERRALLRRHPHVASWRKMFEAALREQDKSRTNVLVHAG from the coding sequence ATGGGGATGATCAGCGACTGGCCGACCATGGCGGCGTGTCAGAACGGCGATCCCGACGCGCTCTTCGTGCAGGGGGCGGAGCAGAACGTGGCGAAGAGGATCTGCCGCGGCTGCCCGGTCCGTAACGAATGCCTGGCGGACGCGCTCGACAACCGCATCGAGTTCGGAGTGTGGGGAGGAATGACCGAGCGGGAACGGCGAGCGCTGCTGCGCCGGCACCCGCACGTGGCGAGCTGGCGGAAGATGTTCGAGGCCGCCCTTCGCGAACAGGACAAGAGCCGCACCAACGTACTGGTGCACGCCGGATAA
- a CDS encoding adenylate/guanylate cyclase domain-containing protein has protein sequence MTCPVCGTVAVPNARFCHNCGAALPAVADTAAALPAAERRVVTVLFGDLSDFTSWSEEVDPERVGAVTDRVMAALAGAVKTFGGHVDKLTGDGIMAVFGAPVAHEDDAERAVRAALSMQRAVRRVLDDERGGGAPLGLRVGLNTGEVVAGIQASLEYTVIGDTVNTAARLADASAIGAVYAGETTMNATRHLASWRQLRPLKLKGKRQPVPAFELLGLRDAPGTRSGLGDEAPFVGREAELGRVASRLAEVIDRNEPGVLIMTAEAGLGKTRFGAEAERLAAAFEGTGGATVLAVKCAAFGERRRLAPLADLVRSAIGLPHEPFTAATRAAVEERVRRVAARLARTSPDTPVSVDALMTLLGYGDTQSATGAPDWSSQDIPAPPDAEVLPAAVSVLLSALAAEAPLFVVVDDLHDATPETIEALGVTLGRLAGPVLVLLLGRPELVRTAGIMTRMSEAEVYSLPPLRGADASRLLTSYLEGGKLPPEDTDRLLATAQGNPFYLAELVTLLMERGALKAAGGANPAGRWRLSAGSLDRQLLSRDLAAVLAARIDALPADARAVLRDAAVIGDQVATATLHALCGRHPGDFERAVEELLQRRMLTRTRGGFAFSTPLMREAAYAGIGKADLAERHSFLARWAASEEDEVEPLLSSGFAGPSGMTEDARDLFVAHHVESALRLADAVGLRTDSDVRDVVPLGVAALSRATRRAHAMGEPGLAVDYAERATALADDALSEIDQLVHANALMQNGRITEALDLAEKLSANAGDDGACRSGALLIAGQAHRLLGDGQRAAEAWQEALAVATDAGLPAERAEAMRRLGMNDFFTGRLSQASSRFAAAFQVTKTAGDRHGQAWSLQDLAWVTTARGDFAGSEAVLDRATKLFAELGDPVGHAWVRGTTAFSRLLAGQLGEARRLAGSFLPFGERLGEAWAVGTLRAVDAFAAAELGDLVDADHQARVAYRDFSEISDDWGRGLALSVRGAVARGLGQWEHAHDLLTDALGYSQRTTHPLLLGIAGTMRGFVRLRLGDVPGAEADARSVLTAVEPHNPLAPAQVGPRVLLAAVRLTAGDALTAVGLLAPIAASRAPSLLFSRRDAVATYAQALLAERQSMQALDWARRAVAMPAEDVRSGVRAHRVLAAALLANDAPEEACEAAAEAVRLAYASEQVSERAEADAMFDRLRPLEDDLTLEQPLA, from the coding sequence GTGACGTGTCCGGTGTGTGGGACGGTGGCGGTCCCGAACGCGCGGTTCTGCCACAACTGTGGCGCGGCGCTGCCCGCCGTCGCCGATACCGCCGCCGCGCTCCCGGCGGCCGAGCGCCGCGTCGTGACCGTGCTCTTCGGTGACCTCTCCGACTTCACCTCCTGGTCGGAGGAGGTCGATCCGGAGCGCGTCGGCGCGGTGACCGACCGGGTGATGGCCGCGCTGGCCGGCGCCGTGAAGACGTTCGGCGGGCACGTCGACAAGCTCACCGGCGACGGCATCATGGCGGTCTTCGGCGCACCGGTGGCCCACGAGGACGACGCGGAGCGCGCGGTCCGGGCCGCGCTCTCCATGCAGCGCGCGGTCCGCCGGGTGCTGGACGACGAACGCGGCGGCGGCGCCCCGCTCGGCCTGCGCGTCGGGCTGAACACCGGCGAGGTGGTCGCCGGCATCCAGGCGTCCCTCGAGTACACGGTCATCGGCGACACCGTGAACACCGCGGCCCGGCTCGCGGACGCGTCCGCGATCGGCGCGGTCTACGCGGGCGAGACGACCATGAACGCGACCCGGCACCTGGCGTCCTGGCGGCAGCTGCGCCCGCTCAAGCTGAAGGGCAAACGGCAGCCGGTTCCCGCGTTCGAGCTGCTCGGCCTGCGGGACGCGCCCGGCACCCGGTCCGGTCTCGGCGACGAGGCACCGTTCGTGGGCCGCGAGGCGGAGCTTGGCCGGGTCGCCAGCCGGCTCGCCGAGGTGATCGACCGCAACGAGCCCGGCGTGCTGATCATGACGGCCGAGGCCGGGCTCGGGAAGACCCGGTTCGGCGCGGAGGCGGAACGGCTGGCCGCCGCGTTCGAGGGCACCGGCGGCGCGACCGTGCTCGCGGTCAAGTGCGCCGCGTTCGGCGAACGCCGCCGGCTGGCCCCGCTGGCCGACCTGGTCCGGTCCGCGATCGGCCTGCCGCACGAGCCGTTCACGGCCGCCACCCGGGCCGCGGTCGAGGAACGGGTCCGCCGGGTCGCCGCCCGCCTGGCGAGGACGTCGCCGGACACGCCGGTGTCGGTGGACGCGCTGATGACGCTGCTCGGCTACGGCGACACACAGTCCGCGACCGGCGCACCGGACTGGTCGTCGCAGGACATCCCGGCGCCGCCGGACGCGGAGGTGCTCCCGGCCGCCGTGTCCGTGCTGCTCAGCGCGCTCGCCGCGGAGGCGCCGCTGTTCGTGGTGGTGGACGACCTGCACGACGCCACGCCGGAGACGATAGAGGCGCTCGGCGTCACGCTCGGCCGGCTCGCCGGTCCGGTGCTGGTGCTGCTGCTCGGCCGGCCGGAGCTGGTCCGGACCGCCGGCATCATGACCCGGATGTCCGAGGCCGAGGTCTACTCGCTGCCGCCGCTGCGCGGTGCCGACGCGTCCCGGCTGCTGACCTCCTATCTGGAGGGCGGGAAGCTGCCGCCGGAGGACACCGACCGGCTGCTCGCCACCGCACAGGGCAACCCGTTCTACCTGGCCGAGCTGGTCACGCTGCTGATGGAACGCGGCGCGCTGAAGGCGGCGGGCGGTGCGAACCCGGCCGGCAGGTGGCGGCTCTCGGCCGGCTCGCTCGACCGGCAGCTGCTCTCCCGCGACCTCGCGGCCGTGCTGGCCGCGCGCATCGACGCGCTGCCCGCGGACGCGCGCGCGGTGCTGCGCGACGCCGCGGTGATCGGCGACCAGGTCGCCACGGCCACGCTGCACGCGCTGTGCGGGCGGCACCCGGGCGACTTCGAACGGGCCGTGGAGGAGCTGCTGCAGCGGCGCATGCTCACCCGTACCCGCGGCGGTTTCGCGTTCAGCACGCCGCTGATGCGGGAGGCGGCGTACGCCGGGATCGGCAAGGCCGACCTGGCCGAGCGGCACTCGTTCCTGGCCCGCTGGGCCGCGTCCGAGGAGGACGAGGTGGAACCGCTGCTGTCCAGCGGGTTCGCCGGCCCGAGCGGCATGACCGAGGACGCGCGGGACCTGTTCGTCGCGCACCACGTGGAGTCCGCGCTGCGCCTGGCGGACGCGGTCGGCCTGCGCACCGACTCGGACGTGCGCGACGTGGTGCCGCTCGGGGTGGCCGCGCTCAGCCGGGCCACCCGCCGCGCGCACGCGATGGGCGAGCCCGGCCTCGCGGTCGACTACGCGGAGCGGGCCACCGCGCTCGCCGACGACGCGCTCTCCGAGATCGACCAGCTCGTGCACGCGAACGCGCTGATGCAGAACGGCCGGATCACCGAGGCGCTGGACCTGGCCGAGAAGCTCAGCGCGAACGCGGGCGACGACGGGGCCTGCCGGTCCGGCGCGCTGCTGATCGCCGGCCAGGCGCACCGGCTGCTCGGCGACGGTCAGCGCGCGGCCGAAGCCTGGCAGGAGGCGCTGGCCGTGGCCACGGACGCGGGCCTGCCGGCCGAGCGCGCGGAGGCGATGCGCCGGCTCGGCATGAACGACTTCTTCACCGGCCGGCTCAGCCAGGCCAGCAGCCGGTTCGCGGCCGCGTTCCAGGTCACCAAGACCGCGGGTGACCGGCACGGGCAGGCCTGGTCGCTGCAGGACCTCGCCTGGGTGACCACCGCGCGCGGCGACTTCGCCGGCAGCGAGGCGGTGCTGGACCGGGCCACGAAGCTGTTCGCGGAGCTCGGCGACCCGGTCGGGCACGCCTGGGTGCGCGGCACCACCGCGTTCTCCCGGCTGCTCGCCGGCCAGCTCGGCGAGGCACGGCGGCTGGCCGGCTCGTTCCTGCCGTTCGGCGAGCGGCTCGGCGAGGCCTGGGCGGTCGGCACGCTGCGCGCCGTGGACGCGTTCGCGGCGGCGGAACTGGGCGACCTGGTCGACGCGGACCACCAGGCGCGGGTGGCGTACCGGGACTTCAGTGAGATCTCCGACGACTGGGGGCGCGGGCTCGCGCTCTCCGTGCGCGGCGCGGTCGCGCGCGGCCTCGGGCAGTGGGAGCACGCGCACGACCTGCTCACCGACGCGCTCGGCTACAGCCAGCGCACCACGCACCCGCTGCTGCTCGGCATCGCGGGCACCATGCGCGGGTTCGTCCGGCTGCGGCTCGGCGACGTGCCGGGCGCGGAGGCGGACGCGCGGTCCGTGCTGACCGCGGTCGAGCCGCACAACCCGCTGGCACCGGCGCAGGTCGGCCCGCGGGTGCTGCTGGCCGCGGTGCGGCTCACCGCCGGCGACGCGCTGACCGCGGTGGGGCTGCTGGCGCCGATCGCGGCGAGCCGGGCGCCGTCGCTGCTCTTCTCCCGCCGGGACGCGGTCGCGACGTACGCGCAGGCGCTGCTGGCCGAGCGGCAGTCGATGCAGGCGCTGGACTGGGCGCGGCGGGCGGTGGCGATGCCGGCCGAGGACGTGCGCAGTGGCGTGCGCGCGCACCGGGTGCTGGCGGCCGCGCTGCTGGCCAACGACGCGCCGGAGGAGGCGTGCGAGGCCGCGGCCGAGGCGGTGCGGCTGGCGTACGCGAGCGAGCAGGTCAGTGAGCGGGCCGAGGCGGACGCGATGTTCGATCGACTCAGGCCTTTGGAGGATGACCTCACTCTGGAGCAGCCGCTAGCATGA
- a CDS encoding ArsA family ATPase, which translates to MSTWEPGYGEALDVDAILADPDSRIIVCCGAGGVGKTTTAAAVALRAAERHGRRTVVLTIDPAKRLAQSLGLSELDNTPRQVKGIDTEATGGELHAMMLDMKRTFDDVVLAHTDPQRAQEIFANPFYAAMSSTFSGTQEYMAMEKLGQLRARDEWDLIVVDTPPSRSALDFLDAPARLARFLDGKMLRLLLAPAKTGGKSVFSLVTASFGIFSRVVQKVIGTQLLSELSGFVAALDSMFGGFRQRAEQTYRILQAKETSFLLVAAPEPDAIREAAYFAQRLRDDRMPLAGLVLNRVHQPVAAGLSAADSLAAAAALDTSGESPATADALRIHAALTEQSAREQRVAARFTDAFPTVPTVAVMAQPADVHDVDGLRSIGEALA; encoded by the coding sequence GTGTCGACGTGGGAGCCGGGCTACGGCGAGGCCCTGGACGTGGACGCGATTCTCGCCGACCCGGACTCCCGCATCATCGTGTGCTGCGGTGCCGGTGGCGTGGGCAAGACCACGACCGCGGCCGCGGTGGCGCTGCGCGCGGCGGAGCGGCACGGCCGCCGGACCGTGGTGCTGACCATCGACCCGGCGAAGCGACTGGCGCAGTCGCTCGGCCTCTCCGAGCTGGACAACACGCCGCGCCAGGTCAAGGGCATCGACACGGAGGCGACCGGCGGCGAGCTGCACGCCATGATGCTGGACATGAAGCGCACGTTCGACGACGTGGTGCTCGCCCACACCGACCCGCAGCGCGCGCAGGAGATCTTCGCGAACCCGTTCTACGCGGCGATGAGCTCCACGTTCTCCGGCACGCAGGAGTACATGGCGATGGAGAAGCTGGGCCAGCTGCGGGCCCGCGACGAGTGGGACCTGATCGTGGTGGACACGCCGCCGTCCCGGTCCGCGCTGGACTTCCTGGACGCGCCGGCCCGGCTGGCCCGGTTCCTGGACGGCAAGATGCTCCGGCTGCTGCTGGCCCCGGCGAAGACCGGCGGCAAGAGCGTGTTCAGCCTGGTCACCGCGTCGTTCGGGATCTTCTCCCGGGTGGTGCAGAAGGTGATCGGCACGCAGCTGCTCAGTGAGCTGTCCGGGTTCGTGGCCGCGCTGGACTCGATGTTCGGCGGGTTCCGGCAGCGCGCCGAGCAGACGTACCGGATCCTGCAGGCCAAGGAGACGTCGTTCCTGCTGGTCGCGGCGCCGGAGCCGGACGCGATCCGGGAGGCGGCCTACTTCGCGCAGCGGCTGCGCGACGACCGGATGCCGCTCGCCGGCCTGGTGCTCAACCGCGTGCACCAGCCGGTCGCGGCCGGTCTCTCCGCGGCGGACAGCCTGGCCGCCGCGGCGGCGCTGGACACGTCCGGGGAGAGCCCGGCCACCGCGGACGCGTTGCGCATCCACGCGGCGCTGACCGAGCAGTCAGCGCGGGAGCAGCGGGTGGCGGCCCGGTTCACCGACGCGTTCCCCACGGTGCCCACGGTCGCGGTGATGGCGCAGCCCGCCGACGTGCACGACGTCGACGGGCTGCGAAGTATCGGCGAGGCACTCGCCTAG